The sequence CGAACAGCCGTACGCCGCCCTTGGTCAGCGAATAGGCCGAGAGGCCCGGCGAGCCGCGCAGGCCCGCGAGCGAGGACATCATGACGATCGAGCCGCCGCCGGTTCTGCGCATCAAGGGCAGGCAGTGCTTGACCGAGAGAAACACGCCATCGAGGTTGATCGCATTCTGCCTGCGCCAGTCGGAGAGCGTCATGTCGACGATCGACGGCACGGCGATGCCGATGCCGGCGTTGGAGACGAGCACGTCGAGCCGGCCGTAGCGCTTGGCGATCTCGGCGACGACCTCGACCCAGCGCTCCTCGCTGGTGACGTCCTGCTCCAGGAAGACCGCCTTGCCACCGGCTTTTGTAACGCGCTTGGCGAGCTCGGGGCCGCGCAGCTCGTCGATGTCAGTGATGACAACCGTCGCGCCCTCGCGCGCGAACAGCTCGACGATGGCCTCGCCAATGCCGGAAGCGCCGCCCGTCACCAGCGCGACCTTGCCCTCAACCTGCCCTGCCATGTTCACTCCCTTTTTTGTTGTTTGAGCGGTCTAATTCTGACGCATCTTCTTATCGGGATCTTGCGTTATCTAATCACGGATGGCCCCTGGTCCGGTAGCGCGACGTCGACAACGCGAAACTGCACCCGCTCGGCGCCCTGGTAGCGATCGACCGACAATGATCCCGCGACATGCATCTGCTGGCCGCGATTGGCGAGCAGTGCATTGCCGAGCTTCTGGCCAACCGAGCGGAACGCGATGCCGTTGACGATGGCGCCGTCGCCCGACTTGAAGCGCAGGCGCAGATGCGCCTGGCCGACCTCGTCGGCAAACACGAGCTGGTGCGCCGGCAGTGCCAGCACGGGCTCCGGATTGCCGCTGCCGAAGGGACCTGCGCGATTGAGTGTGGTCGCCAGCTCCGGCGTCACCGCACGCGCGGAGACCGCGCCGTCGATGTAGAGCTCGTTGACGTGGCGCGCCTCGGCGACGTCCTGGGCCAGGGCGTTTTCGAGATAGGCGCGGAATTCGGCGAGCTTCTCTTTCCGCAGCGTCACGCCCGCGGCCATCGCGTGGCCGCCGCCCTTGAGCAGAATGCCATCGGCGACCGCCTGCCGTACCGCCTTGCCGAGATCGACGCCGGCGATCGAGCGGCCCGAGCCGGTGCCGATGCCGCCGGGCTCCAGCGCGATCGCGAAGGCCGGCCGCGAAAACTTCTCCTTCAGGCGCGAGGCAACGAGGCCGACCACGCCCGGATGCCAGCCTTCGGACGCCGTGACGATGACGCCGAGCTTGTCTTCCAACCCAATCGAAGCCAGCGCCTCGGCTTCGGCCTGGGCTTCCGCCGCCTGCTCGATAACGCGGCGCTCGCTGTTGAGACGGTCGAGCTCGGCCGCGATCCGCGCCGCCTCGACGCTGTCGCCCTCCAGCAATAGCCGCACGCCGAGATCGGCGCGGCCGATGCGGCCGCCGGCATTGACGCGCGGGCCCAGCATGAAGCCGAGATGCCAGGCCTCCGGCGGACCGTTGAGCCGCGCCACATCCATCAGCGCGGTATGGCCAATATGATCGCGGCGCCGCATCGCGATCAGACCCTTGGCGACGAAGGCGCGGTTGAGGCCGATCAGCGGCGCGACGTCGGCAACGGTGCCGAGCGCAACGTGATGCAGCATGCCGAGCAGGTCGGGCTCGGGCATTTCGGAATTCCAGAAGCCGCGCTGGCGCAGCTCGCGGTTGACCGCAACCAGCGTCACCAGCACGAGGCCGACAGCGGCGAGATGGCCAAGGCCCGAGAGATCATCGAGCCGGTTCGGATTGACCAGTGCGTCCACCTCCGGCAGCTCCGTGCCGGCCTGGTGATGGTCGATCACGACGACGGACATGCCGAGCCGTTTTGCCTCCGCAAGCGGCTCGATGCTGGTGGTGCCGCAATCCACGGTGACGAGCAGCGTCGCGCCCTTTGCCGCCAGCCCACGCACCGCTTCGACATTGGGGCCATAGCCCTCAAAGATCCGGTCGGGAATGTGGATCAGCGGATCGAGCCCACAATGGCGCAGATGCCAGGCCAGCAGCGCCGACGAGGTCGCGCCGTCGACATCGTAGTCGCCGAAGATCGCGACCTTCTCGCCCCTCGCCGCGGCATCCGCGATGCGCTTGGCGGCGGCCTCCATTTCCGTGACCGTGAAGGGATCCGGCAGCAGCTTGCGGATGGTCGGATCAAGGAAGTCGGCAACGGCGTCAATATCGACGCCGCGTCCCGCCAGCACCCGCGCCAGCAGCTCCGGCAGCTGGTGCCGTTGCACGATGGCGAGCGCCTGGGCCGCCCCGCGGGCGTCGAGCCGGTCGCGCCAGAGCTTGTCGGTGAGCGAGCGCGCGACGCCCAGGAACGCCTGGGGCGCTTCGACGGGCAAGGCTGTGGCAGGCGGCGTCATGACGAGGCTATCGGTTGGGGAACTCGGATTCCGGGCGATCACGCTGGGCGGCCCGGGACTGGCTTTAGAGGATTGGCCGGGAAACTCCGGCGATTTGCAACGGCCGGGCCGCACAAAGCGGTGGATGGCCGGCTGGCAGGCCGGAGTGACTATCATTTAGGCATTCCGCCGAACAGCAAATTAAGCAGGCGTTAGGCGGAATCCTCGAAAAAGAATCGTATTCGATCTGACGTGATTTTGTTCCGGGTTCATTGCAGATCTGGCCTCATTGCCAAGGGAAGTCCCCGATGTCTGCTGCGCTGGGTCTGAAAGCCAAGCCGATCGCTACCGAACTCACTGATGATGATTCCGACATCTCCGCGCTGATCAATCGCCTCACCGCGGAAGTGAACCAGATCGCGGTCGACAAGACCAAGGCGATCCAGCAGATCACCAACCAGATGAAGATGCTGGCGCTGAACGCGTTGATCGAAAGCTCGCGCGCCGGCGCGCAAGGCGCGGGCTTTGCGGTGGTGGCGCAGGAGGTGCGCGGCGTCGGCCAGCAGGTCGAGACCATCGCCCGCGAACTCGAGACGCAGTTGACGAAACGGACCGGCGACCTCGTCGCCTCGATCGACCGCATGAGCCAGCGCTCGCGCGGCGAGCGCATGGTGGACCTGTCGCTCAACGCGGTCGAGCTGATCGACCGCAACCTCTATGAGCGCACCTGCGACGTGCGCTGGTGGGCGACCGACTCCGCCGTGGTCGATTGCGCGGCCTCACCTGCGCCGGCAGCGGTCACCTATGCCTCGCAGCGCCTCGGCGTGATCCTGGGTGCCTACACGGTCTATCTCGACCTCTGGCTCTGCGACCTCGACGGCAACGTCATCGCCAACGGCCGCGCCGACCGCTTCCGCATCGTCGGCCAGAACGTCGCCCACACCAAATGGTTTCGCGAGGCGCGCACCTTGCGCTCCGGTGACGACTATGTCGCCGGCGACGTCGAGAACCAGGCGCTGCTCGGCAACGCGCAGGTTGCGACCTATTGCGCCAGCGTCCGCGCCGGCGGCCAGGCCAACGGCGCGCCGGTCGGCGTGCTCGCCATCCATTTCGACTGGGAGCCGCAGGCTCGCGCCATCGTCCAGGGCGTCCGCGTCGGCGACATCGACAAGGCCCGCGTGCTGCTGGTCGACTCGAACCTCCGCGTCATCGCCGCCTCCGACGGCCAGGGCATTTTGAGCGAGCGCATCTCACTGTCGCTCAATGGCCAGCGCTCCGGCTTCTATCAGGACCGCTCGGGCGCGATGGTCGCCTTCCATGCGACGCCCGGCTACGAGACCTATCGGGGCCTCGGCTGGTACGGCGTGATCGTCTGCGGCGCGTAAGGCGTGAGCCGGCCGCTCCAATAAAACTACGAAAACAACCCCATGCACAGTAGGCCGAGGGTTGTTTTTGCTCGTGTTTTTCGTCCGTTGAAGCAGCTCTGACCAGCCCGTCCCTCGCCCCGGTCGGCTGGCGTCTTGATGCAAATCAACACGGGACTGCCGTCCGGCAAATGATGCTCG is a genomic window of Bradyrhizobium sp. CB1717 containing:
- a CDS encoding glucose 1-dehydrogenase codes for the protein MAGQVEGKVALVTGGASGIGEAIVELFAREGATVVITDIDELRGPELAKRVTKAGGKAVFLEQDVTSEERWVEVVAEIAKRYGRLDVLVSNAGIGIAVPSIVDMTLSDWRRQNAINLDGVFLSVKHCLPLMRRTGGGSIVMMSSLAGLRGSPGLSAYSLTKGGVRLFAKSIAMECAAAGDGIRVNSVHPGIIDTPIWGKIPTGATGAGQNAPIDPEDRARVVTPLGRAGQAAEIASGVLYLASDASRYVTGSELVIDGGMNAGGVPRRA
- a CDS encoding methyl-accepting chemotaxis protein, with protein sequence MSAALGLKAKPIATELTDDDSDISALINRLTAEVNQIAVDKTKAIQQITNQMKMLALNALIESSRAGAQGAGFAVVAQEVRGVGQQVETIARELETQLTKRTGDLVASIDRMSQRSRGERMVDLSLNAVELIDRNLYERTCDVRWWATDSAVVDCAASPAPAAVTYASQRLGVILGAYTVYLDLWLCDLDGNVIANGRADRFRIVGQNVAHTKWFREARTLRSGDDYVAGDVENQALLGNAQVATYCASVRAGGQANGAPVGVLAIHFDWEPQARAIVQGVRVGDIDKARVLLVDSNLRVIAASDGQGILSERISLSLNGQRSGFYQDRSGAMVAFHATPGYETYRGLGWYGVIVCGA
- the recJ gene encoding single-stranded-DNA-specific exonuclease RecJ, with product MTPPATALPVEAPQAFLGVARSLTDKLWRDRLDARGAAQALAIVQRHQLPELLARVLAGRGVDIDAVADFLDPTIRKLLPDPFTVTEMEAAAKRIADAAARGEKVAIFGDYDVDGATSSALLAWHLRHCGLDPLIHIPDRIFEGYGPNVEAVRGLAAKGATLLVTVDCGTTSIEPLAEAKRLGMSVVVIDHHQAGTELPEVDALVNPNRLDDLSGLGHLAAVGLVLVTLVAVNRELRQRGFWNSEMPEPDLLGMLHHVALGTVADVAPLIGLNRAFVAKGLIAMRRRDHIGHTALMDVARLNGPPEAWHLGFMLGPRVNAGGRIGRADLGVRLLLEGDSVEAARIAAELDRLNSERRVIEQAAEAQAEAEALASIGLEDKLGVIVTASEGWHPGVVGLVASRLKEKFSRPAFAIALEPGGIGTGSGRSIAGVDLGKAVRQAVADGILLKGGGHAMAAGVTLRKEKLAEFRAYLENALAQDVAEARHVNELYIDGAVSARAVTPELATTLNRAGPFGSGNPEPVLALPAHQLVFADEVGQAHLRLRFKSGDGAIVNGIAFRSVGQKLGNALLANRGQQMHVAGSLSVDRYQGAERVQFRVVDVALPDQGPSVIR